CCGCACGCCCAGCGGCTGGAGCACGCCGACGAGTACCCCACCGACATCCTCGACGGCATGCGTGAGATGGGCCTGTTCGGCCTCACCATCGACGAGGAGTTCGGCGGCCTGGGCGAGTCGCTGCTGACCTACGCGCTGGTGGTGGAGCAACTGTCCCGGGGATGGATGTCGATCTCCGGCATCGTCAACACCCACTTCATCGTGGCGTACCTGATCTCCCAGCACGGCTCGGCCGAGCAGAAGGCCCGCCTCCTGCCGAAGATGGCCACTGGCGAGGTGCGCGGAGCGTTCTCCATGTCCGAGCCGGAGACCGGCTCCGACGTCTCGGCGATCAAGTCCCGGGCTGTCCGCGACGGCGACAACTACGTGCTCAACGGCCAGAAGATGTGGCTGACCAACGGGGCGTACTCCTCGGTGGTGGCCACCCTGGTCAAGACCGACACCGGCGCCGAGTCGGTCTACGGCAACATGAGCACCTTCCTGCTGGAGAAGGAGCCGGGCTTCGGCGAGACCGCCCCCGGCCTCACCATCCCCGGCAAGATCGAAAAGATGGGCTACAAGGGCGTCGAGACCACCGAGATGGTCCTCGACGGGGTGACAGTGCCCGACTCCGCGATCCTCGGTGGCGCCGACAAGGTGGGCCGAGGCTTCTACCAGATGATGGACGGCATCGAGGTGGGCCGGGTCAACGTGGCCGCCCGCGCCTGCGGCATCTCCATCCGCGCCTTCGAGCTGGCGGTCAGCTACGCCCAGCAGCGCAAGACGTTCGGCCAGCCGCTCGCCAAGCACCAGGCGATCGCCTTCAAGCTCGCCGAGATGGGTACGAAGATCGAGGCCTCGCACGCCCTCATGGTCAACGCCGCACGCCTCAAGGACGCCGGCCAGCGCAACGACGTCGAGGCCGGAATGGCCAAGCTGCTCGCCTCCGAATACTGCGCCGAGGTCGTCCAGGAGGCGTTCCGCATCCACGGCGGCTACGGCTACTCCAAGGAGTACGAGATCGAGCGGCTGATGCGGGAGGCCCCGTTCCTGCTCATCGGCGAGGGCACCTCGGAGATCCAGAAGACCATCATCTCCCGCGGCCTGCTCAAGGAGTACAAGCTCTGACCCGCGCCTGCTGATCGGTTGCCCGTCGCTCGGTCGGTCTGTCCGTGCCTTCGGTCAAGAGCGTGATGACTGTGAGGCATCAATATGACTCAGAGGCATCACGCTCTCCGCCGAGGCCGTCCGCGCCGACGGACGCCTCGCTCTGCTGCTCGCCAGCTCTCTGGTCAGGCCCTGCGGACCGCCAGGACCAACCCACGAAGCTGGCACCACAACTCCATGATCGCGGGAGCGGGGTGGGTCAGCCGAGGCGGGTGAGGCCGGCGGCGGCGCGTTCGACGATGAGGCAGCGGTCTTCCACGTAGTCCATGCCAGCCTCCTCGGCGATCCGCCGCGCCTCGGCCGAGACGATGCCCAGTTGCAGCCAGACCGCAGGGGCACCAATGGCCGCCGCGTCCCGGACCACCTGCACGGCGTCGGCCGCCGGCCGGAACACGTCCACCAGGTCGACCGGGTGCGGGATGTCAGCCAGCGACTTGTACGCCCGTTCCCCGAACAGTTCGTCGACGGTCGGGTTGACCGGGATGATGCGCCAGCCGTGCTGCTGCATCTGCAACGGCACGCCGTGCGCGGCCTTCAACGGGTCGCGGGACGCACCCACGACGGCGATCACGGCGGAGTCGGCGAGGATCTGCGAAGCGGTACGCACCCGCCGACTGTAGCTCTGAGCCGACTAGAGCAGAGTCAACTGCTCCGCAGCCGGCGGTGGCGGCGGCTCGGGCAGGCTGCGGTTGTCGCCCCGCTCGCCGCGGTGCAGCCCATGCCGGCGTGCCGCGATCCGCACCCGGGCGGTCAACTCCCGCTGGTACGCCTGCGGGGCGTACGCACCGGCCCGGTAGAGCTCGCGATAGCGGGGCACGAGGTGCGGGTGCTCCCGGGCGAGCCAGTGCGCGTACCACTCCCGAGCGCCGGAACGCAGGTGCAGGGGCAGGGCGGTCACGCTGGTAGCGCCGGCTGCGGCGATCGCCGACACGGTGGCGTCGATCGACTCGTCGCTGTCGCTGAGGCCAGGCAGGATCGGGGCCATCAGCACCCCGACGGAGAAGCCGGCGTCGGCGAGCGCCCGGACCGCGTCCAGCCGGCGGTGAGGATGCGGCGTGCCCGGCTCGACGGAACGCCAGAGCTGCTCGTCGACGAACCCCACTGAGAAGGAGATGCCCACCGTGGTGACCTCTGCGGCCTGACGCAGCAGGGGCAGGTCGCGAAGGATCAGCGTGCCCTTGGTGAGGATCGAGAACGGGTTGGCGAAGTCCCGCAGGGCCGCGATGATCTGCGGCATCAGCCGGTAGCGGCCCTCGGCCCGCTGGTAGCAGTCGACGTTGGTGCCCATCGCCACGTGCGCGCCCCGCCACTTCGGCGCGGCCAACTCGCGCCGGACCAGCTCACCGGCGTTGACCTTGACGATCACCTTCCGGTCGAAGTCCGCACCGGCATCGAGATCGAGATAAGTGTGAGTATTTCTCGCGAAGCAGTAAACACAAGCATGAGAACAGCCACGGTACGGGTTGATGGTCCACTCGAACGGGACGCGGGACTGCCCGGGCACGCGGTTGAGGATGGACTTGGCCTGCACCTCGTAGAAGGTCATCCCGGCGAACTCGGGGGTGTCGAAGGTGCGGGCAATGGCGCCGGGCAGCGCCAGCGGCAGGGGTGGCGTCGCTGGCGCTGCCCGCTCGGGGTCTCCCTCGACCGGGGGAGCGGTGAGGTTGTCCCAGCGCATGGCCACTATTCGAACACGCGTACGAGTGGAGTGCAAGTGACCCGCCGTACACCGGTGGTCGTTCGGGTGGTCGGAGAGGGGAGGATGGACAGCATGGAGACGTCGACCTTCGTCTACGACGGGGACTGCGCGTTCTGCACGCAGTGCGCCGAGTTCATTGCGCGCCGGATCCCCACTGGTGCGCGGGTGGTGCCCTGGCAGTTCACCGACCTGGACGCGCTCGGTCTGACCGTGGCCGAGTGCGAGGAGGCGGTGCAGTGGGTCGGGGCGGACGGCGCACGTGCCGCCGGTCCGGATGCCATCGCGAAGCTGCTCGCCGACAGTGGCCCGGTCTGGCGGGTCGCCGGGGCGGGCCTGCGGTTCCCGCCGGTGCGCGCCGGGGCCTGGCCGGTGTACCGCTGGGTGGCGCGCAACCGGCACCGCCTGCCGGGCGGCACGGCGGCCTGCGCACTGCCGCAGGAGGCCCGTGAACGGCTCTACGGCCCGGCGGGGCGCCCGACGACCGGGGCCTGATCGCCGAGCGGTGCTGGGCCCGCGCTGGCGCCGACGGGATCCTGGTCCGGCAGTGTGTCGAGGTCCGTCGAGGTCGGTGCGGGGCTGCCACGGCCGATGAGTCGGCGGGCCCAGACCAGCGGGCGGACCCGCTCCAGCGGCAGGAAGCTGGTCATCGCGGCCAGGTGTGGCGCGAACGAGATCGTGATGGTCGCGATGGTGACCACGTGGAACGAGTAGAAGAAGCCGACCATGGCGTGTCGCCAGCGGGGTGGCAGGAAGAAGACCACCGGGCTGAGCAGCTCGAACGCCACGATGCCGAACTGGGCGACGATCAGCAGGTACGGCACCTGGGCGATCAGGTCCGCCAGGTCCGTGCCGCGCCGGATGATCGCGCGGGCGAGGACCGAGCCGGTCAGCCAGTCCAGCCCGCCGAAGCGCAGCTTGGCAAAGGCGGCCAGGAAGTACGTGCAGATCACCGCGATCTGGGTGACGCGGAGGGCCCAGCCGCCAGCCTCGGTGCGGGTGGTGTCGCCGTGTCGGGCCCGGCCGGCGGTGGGCAGCACGGCCAGCGCGATGAGCAGCCCGAACCGGTCGTGGTCGACCTTCCCGTAGCTCATCGCGATGATCATCCACTCCAGGTACAGCGCGCAGACCGCCCAGCCGAGCAGGCGGGGTGCCCGGCCGGTCGCGGCGAGGAGTGCGAGCGCCAGCAACGACCAGAAGATCACCGTCACCAACGTCTCGGTTGGCGTCGGCAGGGGGAGCAGGCGGCCGATCAGGAGCGGCCGGTAGAGGTCGCCGGGCACGCTGACGCGGGTGCGCACCCAGGGGGTGAAGATCACCAGGTCGGCGGCGACGAAGAGGTAGATCACGGTCCGGAAGGCGGCCACCCGGCCCCGGGGCACGGCCTCGGTCAACCAGCGGGTCATCGGCTTGCCTGCCAGCGGACGACGGTCTGGTCGGTGTGCTGCCCGGTCGGTCGACCGGCGCGGATGCCGTGCCAGCGGATGACGATGCGGACCTCGACCAGCGCTGGGGCGTCGGGGTGGCGTTCGGCGTACGCGTCGGCGACCTCGGTGAGCAGCGTCGGGTCGGCGGCGTAGCGGGCCTGCTGACCCTCGATCTCGGCGCGACGGATGCCGGTCGCGTCCTGGTTGAGGTCGATAACGGCTCCGGAGCTGTTCACCCCCTCGACGCGGGTGTCCGGTGCGGGTGCGTTCGGCGGATTCGAGGTGGAGTACATCCGGAACGGGCCGAACGGGAAGTCGTCGTCGCTGCCCCAGAAGGTGCCGACGATCAGCAGGGCGAGGCCGAGTGCGGTCGCGCCGAGCCGGGTCACGCGCCCGCGGGTGGTCAGGGTCTCCATCGGGTCGTGACGATACGGGATGTACCGGCTGCCCCGGGTCCCACCGACGGTCACTCCGGCCTGCCCAGGAAGGTGATCATGTGCGCGCCTCCGGATAACGACGAAGGCCGGGCCCGAACCGGGCCCGGCCTCGCGTGTCGCCGTCGGCGACTCAGTGGTTGTGCTCGGCCAGCTGCTTACGGACGTCGTCCATGTCCAGAGCCTCGACCTGCTCGATCAGGTTCTCGAGTGCGGACTCGGGAAGGGCGCCCGGCTGGGCGAAGACGATGACGCCGTCGCGGATCGCCATGATCGTCGGGATCGACCGGATGTCGAACTTGGCGCCCAGCTCCTGCTGGGCCTCCGTGTCGACCTTGCCGAACACGATGTTCTGGTGCTTTTCCGAGGAGCGCTCGTAGACCGGGGCGAACCGCTTGCACGGACCACACCAGTCGGCCCAGAAGTCGACCAGGACGATGCCGTCGTTGCCGGTCACCTCGTCGAAGTTCGCCGAGGTCAGCTCAACGGTTGCCATTGCACTCTCCGATCACCGCGGTTTGTCTACGTCCCGTAGAACCAGGGCTGACCGTATCGAATTCCCGGGCGGTCGGGCACGAAACGTCCTCCGTGCTGGCGGGGGGCCCGAGGGTCATCGACCCACGTCTGTCTGTCCCGGCCTGCGGAACGCAAATGCATGACGCACTTGCGTGACCAGCGGTGATGGGAGCGTTTCCAGGGAGATCCACCCGATTGAGCAGTACGAATCGGTAACTTGAGCCTTGACAAGCAGGTATCCGGCCTGCGGAGATCGCTGATCAACCTCCGAATCGTCACTGAGAGTAGTGTTACAAAAAGATAAATGTGACGCCGATCTCTGTCGAACCTACGCTGTCGTAGGGCACACTTCTCGGCATCAGAGCGTGGGCGGCGGGTGCCGGGGAGGGCCCCGCCGCTCATTGCGTCTCCCCCCGTTTTGAGTGACCGGTGTGACTTTTCCGCCGCCGTCGCGCCCCGCCGGTCGCCTTAACCTTCGGTAAGGCATGCTGTGCCGAACTCCATCGCCACCCGTCGAAGGGGACCAGCATGCAGTTCGGCCGCTACTACGAGGAGTTCGAGGTCGGCGCGGTCTACCGGCACTGGCCGGGCAAGACCGTCACCGAGTACGACGATCACCTCTTCTGCCTGCTCACCATGAACCACCATCCGCTGCACATGGACGCGCACTACGCCGAGACGGCCAGCCAGTTCAAGCGCAACGTGGTGGTCGGCAACTACATCTACTCCCTGCTGCTCGGCATGTCGGTGCCCGACGTCAGTGGGAAGGCGATCGCCAACCTGGAGGTCGAGTCGCTGCGGCACGTCGCGCCGACCTTCCACGGCGACACGATCTACGGCGAGACCACGGTGCTGGACAAGCGTGAGTCGGGTTCCAAGCCCGACCGGGGCGTGGTGTCGGTGGAGACCCGCGGCTACAACCAGGACGGCACGATGGTCTGCGTCTTCCGGCGCAAGGTCATGGTCCCCAAACGGGAGTACGCGGCCAGCGCCGTGCCCGAGGGAGTGGATCCGGAGCGGCCCAGCTTCCCCGAGCCGCGCTGAGCGTCGCCGCGAGTCGGCCGCAGCCAGCCTCCGGGCTCCTTCCCCCGCAGCGGGTTCTGCCGGGGAAGGAGCCCTGTTCCCATTACGGGGCATATGCTGGCGATGGAGGTTTCGATGAGCCACTCCGTCGCCGGAGAGCCGCCCTCTGCCGGCCGCCGAGCCGCACCCTTGACCACAGCTGTCTATTCCGCCGCCGAGTGGGACCTGCTCACCGGTCTGCCCGGCCGGGTTCTCGTGGCCGCGGTGGCCCCGGGGCCGGGCCGCACAGAACGCGGTGTCCTGGCGGGACTGGCCGGCCTGGATGCCGTTGCCGCGGGCCGGGCCTCCGACAGCGATCTGGTCCGCGCGGTGGTCGCCGCGATCTACGCCCGTCACGACGGCGCCCCGCAGCCCGTCGAGCGGCTCACCGATCTGGTGGACCTGCTCGCGGCCTGCCGGGCGGCGAGCCGGGTGCTGGGGCGGCGCGCCGACCCCGCCGACTCGGCCGCGTACCGCCAGTGGGTGCAGTCGGTCGCGGCCCGCGTCTGCGGCGCGGTGCCCAGCCCCGGCGAACGCCGGGCGGAGCACCCGATCAGCCCGGCGGACCGGCGCTTCCTGGACCGGCTCGGCGCCGCGCTCGGACTGGGCTGACCGGCAGGTCGTCGCGCCGAGCGCAGACGTGGTCCGTACCCTCTGATGACCGTGACCGACGACCAGCTTGAGGTGGGTGTGGGCCCCTGGCCGGGAACCCCACCGGACGACCCCCGTTACGACCCGCAGTTGCTGACGGAGGGGGACCGGCGCAACGTCGTCGACCGCTACCGCTACTGGCGCCACGAGGCGATCGTCGCCGACCTGGACGGGCACCGGCACGGCTTCCACGTCGCGATCGAGAACTGGCAGCACGACTTCAACATCGGCACGGTGGTCCGCAACGCCAACGCGTTCAACGCCGCCGAGGTGCACATCGTCGGACGGCGACGGTGGAACCGGCGCGGTGCGATGGTGACCGATCGCTACCAGCACGTGCGCCATCACGAGACGATCGAGGAGTTCGTGGCCTGGGCGGGCGAGCGCCGGCTGCCGGTGTTCGGCATCGACAACCTGCCGGGGTCGCGCCCGTTGGAGACCGGCACCCTGCCCCGGGACTGTGTGCTGCTGTTCGGCCAGGAGGGCCCGGGGCTCTCCGCGCCGGCCCGCGCCGCGTGCGACCAGCTCTACTCCATCGCCCAGTACGGCTCGACCAGGTCGATCAACGCGGGCGTGGCCAGCGGTATCGCGATGCACGCCTGGATTCGTGCCCACGCCGGCCCGCCGCCGGACTGACCCGCGCCCGGGTGCCGAATCGGGCGTTCCCGCTTGACGGGCCGGCGGTACCGGAGAACGGTGGGGATGTGAGTGTCGCGGTGAGTTGTCCGAGATGCGGGGGCCCGGTAAGGGCGCCGGATCTGATGCACACCGACTCGAGGTGTCTGCGCTGCGGCCCGGTGCCGCCCCTGCACGTGCCCGAGCACATCGGAGCGGAGATCGTGGCGAGCGTGGTGGAACGCATCACCGCGACCGCGGCTCCGCCGGGAACGCCCCTGTGGTGCCCGTGGCCGCTGCCGCCCGGCTGGACCCTCACCGGGGTGGCGTACGCCGGGGACGACCGGACGGGAGTGCGGGCGACAGCGGTGGCCTGCGCGGGCCCGGCGCCGCTCGGTGGTGGTCCGGCCGACCTGGTCTTCGTGGCCGAGGAGCCGGGTGTCGGCCTGGGCACGCGACTCGCCGGACTGGCCGGGCCGGACCCGGGACCGGAGCTGGTGGACGCGTTGACCGACCCGGGGCCGGGTCACCCCGACCACGTTGGGCAGGCCAGGATCAGGGTCGCCGGGCATCCGACTCCACTGTGGTTGGTGAATTCTCCAACGGATCGAAGCGCGTACGCCGGCGAAGCTCGGGGAATGTGGCTCCATGCGATAGCCTGGCCGGCGAGTGCGGGTCACCTGCTCGCGGAAGACGTCGTCCTACACGACCTGACCGAGTGGACTCCCCCCGAGCTCGTGTACGGCGCACCGTCCCCGCACTTACCTGGGAGAGCCTGACAAGTCTCCCGGTTTGACGGAGAACGGACGCAGATATTCACTGTACGACGCCACACTGATACTCTGGGTGCCGCTGCGGTAATGGGACCCGGCGCCGCGCGAGAGGATGGCCCGCCATGGTCAAGAAGGTCCTCACCTGGGCCGGAATCGCATTCTTGATCTTCTTCGTCGCCTACCGGCCAAACTCTGCGGCGGATGTGTTCAAGTCACTCGGCGGCGGCGTCATGGACATCGCCCAAGGGTTCGGCGACTTCTTCACCAGTCTCGTCGCCTAGCAGCCGATGGGCAGCCCCTCCGGTCCACCCTTCGACCCGGACGACCCCGACCGGGAACGCCGCGAGCGTGACACCGAGCCGATCCCGAGGATCGGGCCCGATGACGGCCCGGGCTACGGGGCCGGTCCCGGCCTGTCCGACGGTCCGTCCCTTTCGGACGACGTCGGCTATGGCGACGGTCCCGGCTATGCCGGCCAGGGTCGCTCCGGTCGAGGGTGGATCCGTGATCCGGAGGCGAGCTACCAGCCGCCGCAGATCTCCGAGGACGAGCTGGCCGGGTTGCGCGCCGACGCGACCGGTTCGACTCCCCGGCGGGTGCTGCCACTGGAAGACGAGCCCAGTTCGCTGGTGGCCCGCTACCTCTTCCCCACCGAGCGCTACCGGGGTGAGTGGAAGCGGCACTGGATCCACCTCACCAACCCGCTGTTGATCGGCGTCGCGGCGACCTTCGTGCTCGGCTACCTCTCCGGCTTCCTCGCCGGGCAGGACGTCGGTGCGCTGACCACCATCGCCGTGCTGCTCTGGTTCGCGGTGATGGGCTGGGTGGCGTGGAAGGTCGCCGACTGGTGGTATGACCGTTTCATCCTGACCAACAAGCGGGTCATGGTGGTCAACGGCATCGTCACCCGCAAGGTGGCCATGATGCCGCTGGTCCGGGTCACCGACATGAAGTACGAGCAGACCCCCACCGGCCGAGCGCTCAACTACGGCACCTTCGTGCTGGAGTCCGCCGGCCAGGAGCAGGCGCTCCGCGAGAT
This portion of the Micromonospora zamorensis genome encodes:
- a CDS encoding MaoC family dehydratase; its protein translation is MQFGRYYEEFEVGAVYRHWPGKTVTEYDDHLFCLLTMNHHPLHMDAHYAETASQFKRNVVVGNYIYSLLLGMSVPDVSGKAIANLEVESLRHVAPTFHGDTIYGETTVLDKRESGSKPDRGVVSVETRGYNQDGTMVCVFRRKVMVPKREYAASAVPEGVDPERPSFPEPR
- a CDS encoding DUF6758 family protein, giving the protein MSCPRCGGPVRAPDLMHTDSRCLRCGPVPPLHVPEHIGAEIVASVVERITATAAPPGTPLWCPWPLPPGWTLTGVAYAGDDRTGVRATAVACAGPAPLGGGPADLVFVAEEPGVGLGTRLAGLAGPDPGPELVDALTDPGPGHPDHVGQARIRVAGHPTPLWLVNSPTDRSAYAGEARGMWLHAIAWPASAGHLLAEDVVLHDLTEWTPPELVYGAPSPHLPGRA
- a CDS encoding acyl-CoA dehydrogenase family protein, with translation MARLAQTPGLTDVQQSILETVRDFADKEIIPHAQRLEHADEYPTDILDGMREMGLFGLTIDEEFGGLGESLLTYALVVEQLSRGWMSISGIVNTHFIVAYLISQHGSAEQKARLLPKMATGEVRGAFSMSEPETGSDVSAIKSRAVRDGDNYVLNGQKMWLTNGAYSSVVATLVKTDTGAESVYGNMSTFLLEKEPGFGETAPGLTIPGKIEKMGYKGVETTEMVLDGVTVPDSAILGGADKVGRGFYQMMDGIEVGRVNVAARACGISIRAFELAVSYAQQRKTFGQPLAKHQAIAFKLAEMGTKIEASHALMVNAARLKDAGQRNDVEAGMAKLLASEYCAEVVQEAFRIHGGYGYSKEYEIERLMREAPFLLIGEGTSEIQKTIISRGLLKEYKL
- a CDS encoding CoA-binding protein, with product MRTASQILADSAVIAVVGASRDPLKAAHGVPLQMQQHGWRIIPVNPTVDELFGERAYKSLADIPHPVDLVDVFRPAADAVQVVRDAAAIGAPAVWLQLGIVSAEARRIAEEAGMDYVEDRCLIVERAAAGLTRLG
- a CDS encoding PH domain-containing protein, with product MGSPSGPPFDPDDPDRERRERDTEPIPRIGPDDGPGYGAGPGLSDGPSLSDDVGYGDGPGYAGQGRSGRGWIRDPEASYQPPQISEDELAGLRADATGSTPRRVLPLEDEPSSLVARYLFPTERYRGEWKRHWIHLTNPLLIGVAATFVLGYLSGFLAGQDVGALTTIAVLLWFAVMGWVAWKVADWWYDRFILTNKRVMVVNGIVTRKVAMMPLVRVTDMKYEQTPTGRALNYGTFVLESAGQEQALREIKNLPNPNELYLRVVEEMYEPQAVEARLGKEADEAKADDGA
- the trxA gene encoding thioredoxin, producing MATVELTSANFDEVTGNDGIVLVDFWADWCGPCKRFAPVYERSSEKHQNIVFGKVDTEAQQELGAKFDIRSIPTIMAIRDGVIVFAQPGALPESALENLIEQVEALDMDDVRKQLAEHNH
- a CDS encoding TrmH family RNA methyltransferase → MTDDQLEVGVGPWPGTPPDDPRYDPQLLTEGDRRNVVDRYRYWRHEAIVADLDGHRHGFHVAIENWQHDFNIGTVVRNANAFNAAEVHIVGRRRWNRRGAMVTDRYQHVRHHETIEEFVAWAGERRLPVFGIDNLPGSRPLETGTLPRDCVLLFGQEGPGLSAPARAACDQLYSIAQYGSTRSINAGVASGIAMHAWIRAHAGPPPD
- a CDS encoding Rv2578c family radical SAM protein, yielding MRWDNLTAPPVEGDPERAAPATPPLPLALPGAIARTFDTPEFAGMTFYEVQAKSILNRVPGQSRVPFEWTINPYRGCSHACVYCFARNTHTYLDLDAGADFDRKVIVKVNAGELVRRELAAPKWRGAHVAMGTNVDCYQRAEGRYRLMPQIIAALRDFANPFSILTKGTLILRDLPLLRQAAEVTTVGISFSVGFVDEQLWRSVEPGTPHPHRRLDAVRALADAGFSVGVLMAPILPGLSDSDESIDATVSAIAAAGATSVTALPLHLRSGAREWYAHWLAREHPHLVPRYRELYRAGAYAPQAYQRELTARVRIAARRHGLHRGERGDNRSLPEPPPPPAAEQLTLL
- a CDS encoding HTTM domain-containing protein, which produces MTRWLTEAVPRGRVAAFRTVIYLFVAADLVIFTPWVRTRVSVPGDLYRPLLIGRLLPLPTPTETLVTVIFWSLLALALLAATGRAPRLLGWAVCALYLEWMIIAMSYGKVDHDRFGLLIALAVLPTAGRARHGDTTRTEAGGWALRVTQIAVICTYFLAAFAKLRFGGLDWLTGSVLARAIIRRGTDLADLIAQVPYLLIVAQFGIVAFELLSPVVFFLPPRWRHAMVGFFYSFHVVTIATITISFAPHLAAMTSFLPLERVRPLVWARRLIGRGSPAPTSTDLDTLPDQDPVGASAGPAPLGDQAPVVGRPAGP
- a CDS encoding thiol-disulfide oxidoreductase DCC family protein → METSTFVYDGDCAFCTQCAEFIARRIPTGARVVPWQFTDLDALGLTVAECEEAVQWVGADGARAAGPDAIAKLLADSGPVWRVAGAGLRFPPVRAGAWPVYRWVARNRHRLPGGTAACALPQEARERLYGPAGRPTTGA